A region of Oxyura jamaicensis isolate SHBP4307 breed ruddy duck chromosome 5, BPBGC_Ojam_1.0, whole genome shotgun sequence DNA encodes the following proteins:
- the CALCB gene encoding calcitonin gene-related peptide 2 isoform X1: MVMLKISSFLAVYALVVCQMDSFQAAPVRPGLESITDRVTLSDYEARRLLNALVKEFIQMTAEELEQSSEGNSLDRPISKRCASLSTCVLGKLSQELHKLQTYPRTDVGAGTPGKKRNVLSDLEHERYANYGEPLGNN; this comes from the exons ATGGTTATGCTGAAGATTTCATCTTTCCTTGCTGTTTATGCCTTGGTCGTGTGCCAGATGGATAGCTTCCAAGCAGCTCCAGTCAG ACCTGGCTTGGAGTCTATAACAGACAGAGTGACGCTCAGCGATTATGAAGCTCGGAGACTATTAAATGCGCTGGTGAAGGAGTTCATACAGATGACAGCAGAAGAACTGGAGCAATCCTCTGAGGGAAACAG cctggaTAGACCTATTTCCAAACGCTGTGCCAGTCTGAGTACTTGTGTGCTGGGCAAACTGTCTCAAGAATTGCACAAATTGCAAACTTACCCTCGTACTGACGTCGGGGCTGGAACTCCtggcaagaaaagaaatgtgctgAGTGACCTGGAACATGAACGCTATGCAAACTATGGGGAACCCCTAGGAAACAACTAG
- the CALCB gene encoding calcitonin gene-related peptide 2 isoform X2, which yields MVMLKISSFLAVYALVVCQMDSFQAAPVRPGLESITDRVTLSDYEARRLLNALVKEFIQMTAEELEQSSEGNSSVTAQKRACNTATCVTHRLADFLSRSGGVGKNNFVPTNVGSKAFGRRRRSIQI from the exons ATGGTTATGCTGAAGATTTCATCTTTCCTTGCTGTTTATGCCTTGGTCGTGTGCCAGATGGATAGCTTCCAAGCAGCTCCAGTCAG ACCTGGCTTGGAGTCTATAACAGACAGAGTGACGCTCAGCGATTATGAAGCTCGGAGACTATTAAATGCGCTGGTGAAGGAGTTCATACAGATGACAGCAGAAGAACTGGAGCAATCCTCTGAGGGAAACAG caGTGTAACAGCACAGAAGAGGGCATGCAACACAGCAACCTGTGTGACCCATCGCCTGGCAGACTTCCTGAGCAGGTCAGGAGGAGTGGGCAAGAACAACTTCGTCCCAACTAACGTGGGGTCTAAGGCTTTCGGCAGGCGAAGAAGAAGCATTCAAATATAA
- the CALCB gene encoding calcitonin gene-related peptide 2 isoform X3: MVMLKISSFLAVYALVVCQMDSFQAAPVRPGLESITDRVTLSDYEARRLLNALVKEFIQMTAEELEQSSEGNSVTAQKRACNTATCVTHRLADFLSRSGGVGKNNFVPTNVGSKAFGRRRRSIQI, translated from the exons ATGGTTATGCTGAAGATTTCATCTTTCCTTGCTGTTTATGCCTTGGTCGTGTGCCAGATGGATAGCTTCCAAGCAGCTCCAGTCAG ACCTGGCTTGGAGTCTATAACAGACAGAGTGACGCTCAGCGATTATGAAGCTCGGAGACTATTAAATGCGCTGGTGAAGGAGTTCATACAGATGACAGCAGAAGAACTGGAGCAATCCTCTGAGGGAAACAG TGTAACAGCACAGAAGAGGGCATGCAACACAGCAACCTGTGTGACCCATCGCCTGGCAGACTTCCTGAGCAGGTCAGGAGGAGTGGGCAAGAACAACTTCGTCCCAACTAACGTGGGGTCTAAGGCTTTCGGCAGGCGAAGAAGAAGCATTCAAATATAA